One Plasmodium vivax chromosome 13, whole genome shotgun sequence genomic region harbors:
- a CDS encoding hypothetical protein, conserved (encoded by transcript PVX_086265A) encodes MDDLLSTSKERRIENRRNRIRKKLNKREQTPQQSEQAAASKNKEGENADDEPANAGGAKSAYKFEYKNEECKVNYDNLKREIVNNLEEKKKDFLGEVSSQMNQKEQPFLEQIKKYVVGMNENSFAISSNAKEEKLTEQIEDTYQSEFQKNIADVKALALKEKESYKKKIEKYFSLLKYKDEKIKKVCEINSKNVLSFIELMRDQMEGYKTYLEDILTKTRDELNSKRKSLLNNNKEILEDFIRMRDLNSTTFLDELESHKKLNHKIKESHEKNHLNLKGKNELLEGNLQTNMEHIQDINRIIMEREKKLYDYKLLQQKNNHNLKMINFYKLEINKLREALLSVKTYYYNYKIKSKKNISELINQYERIKFQFIQLQKRQKSYEQNFQKKYAKAWDLQKSEANRHIEKLISANQIIHEQIFMKEFCKTNYKHLVEENYNIGSVPPKEDSKPNDAENAKQVTHNQIEQVKNLLLQECNFLVDGDAEDEQEKLKKIFNYIGVHTQDDLELLTQLFYMDDQQENDEGDLAHNSEYTLDIIFKYYQEKEKENVCRIAQNKQKYKNRLNISLKLIIERKKQEKEYWDNLARITPHDTIELWKTFLIFIEKYYHLLKERATIIQNIFSEEKLVKENMSKINRMKEALSKL; translated from the exons ATGGACGACCTTCTGAGCACTTCCAAAGAGAGGAGGATAGAAAACAGGCGAAACAGAATTAGGAAGAAAC TAAATAAACGAGAGCAGACGCCACAACAGAGCGAACAAGCGGCAGCAAGCAAAAACAAGGAGGGAGAAAACGCCGACGATGAGCCAGCAAACGCAGGAGGAGCTAAATCTGCCTACAAATTtgaatacaaaaatgaagagtgTAAAGTAAATTACGATAACCTGAAGCGAGAAATAGTTAACaatttggaggaaaaaaaaaaggactttCTGGGGGAAGTATCCTCGCAGATGAACCAGAAGgaacag cCCTTTCtggagcaaataaaaaagtatgtgGTCGGGATGAACGAAAACAGCTTCGCAATCAGCTCCAAcgcaaaggaggaaaaactgACAGAACAAATCGAAGACACGTACCAGTCGGAGTTCCAAAAGAACATCGCCGATGTGAAGGCCTTGGCactaaaggaaaaagagtcctacaaaaagaaaatagaaaaatatttctcccTCTTGAAGTATAAAGAtgaaaagattaaaaaag TGTGCGAAATTAACTCGAAAAACGTCCTCTCCTTTATCGAGCTGATGAGGGACCAAATGGAGGGCTACAAAACATACCTGGAAG ACATACTGACCAAAACGCGCGACGAGCTGAActcgaagaggaagagcttGCTG AACAACAATAAGGAGATACTCGAAGACTTCATACGGATGAGAGACCTG AATTCCACTACTTTTCTGGACGAGCTGGAAAGCCACAAAAAGCTAAACCACAAAATTAAGGAAAGTCACGAAAAGAACCATCTAAATTTGAAGGGCAAAAATGAGTTGCTCGAGGGTAACCTa CAAACGAACATGGAACACATACAAGACATCAACCGCATCATCatggagagggaaaaaaaactttacgACTACAAACTCCTGCAACAGAAAAACAACCACAATTTGAAAATGatcaatttttacaaactggaaataaataaactgAGAGAAGCTCTCCTCTCCGTTAAGACGTACTACTACAACTATAAGATTAAGTCCAA AAAAAACATCAGCGAGCTAATAAATCAGTACGAGCGAATCAAGTTTCAATTTATCCAGCTGCAAAAGAGGCAGAAAAGTTATGAGCAAAATTTTCAGAAAAAGTATGCCAAAGCGTGGGATTTGCAAAAGAGCGAG gCCAACAGACATAtcgaaaaattaataagTGCAAACCAAATCATTCATGAGCAAATTTTCATGAAAGAATTCTGCAAGACGAATTATAAACACCTGGTTGAGGAAAATTACAACATAGGCTCAGTCCCCCCTAAAG AGGACTCCAAACCGAACGATGCTGAAAATGCCAAGCAAGTTACACATAACCAAATCGAACAGGTGAAAAATTTACTCCTCCAGGAATGTAACTTTCTAGTTGATGGG GATGCGGAGGACGAACAGGAAaagctgaaaaaaattttcaactACATCGGCGTGCACACGCAAGACGACTTGGAACTCCTGACTCAGTTGTTCTACATGG ACGACCAGCAGGAGAACGACGAAGGGGACCTGGCGCACAACTCGGAGTACACACTCGACATAATCTTCAAATACTACcaagagaaggaaaaggaaaatgtgtGCAGAATTGCGCAAAATAAGCAgaagtataaaaat AGACTAAACATCTCCCTGAAGCTAATAattgaacgaaaaaaacaggaaaaggaGTACTGGGATAACCTCGCTCGTATCACTCCGCATGACACGATAGAACTGTGGAag ACGTTTCTAATTTTTATCGAAAAGTACTACCACTTGCTCAAGGAAAGAGCAACCA
- a CDS encoding hypothetical protein (encoded by transcript PVX_086270A), translated as MRSCSTASSGRKRKYDEVGSTEGEKLSGENIIRGKNKEGKEKRRSVSLSNAFFSAKSFDKYDNYFELARGDAADEEGGSTSGGEGISGGEGISVGEAIRVGASLTTNPPVNEILLHVKRFKFFLLKKSMVYKIRCLNHNSTWLSELSKGGGRGRRGGVNGGFLNDRLFVNPFPTYKEVVRLYYERKYKEAYIKLGLISVNSFSSPGEEDILRENYFGRKNYNLVFLLRSIGSTQKVNSPCGKDILKKKEKTKEKKKAQGKGKKNAISKRTSNGGSISADHKREKIIEKGNTLRMYMQSMKKKKKEEAERERKKKRIFIVRYKFVRYENDVNRWCDRYLQNGAFAVEGAAKVGGEKMKRCSCRRGGNISSPCRHHSNGGSKSEAIERNNYGVVPHGSSVNKPSGNLSEEELEMGGKENGDINTQIERAPDGANLPNGKRSDKKKHSSFLNERIRGKTKVDTNLLVFLKMLCLYRYAHSFGENKGLSLGGSISSTVHINRLEANGLTFLSQKVSIGTALQREILMYMVKYLRRVQKEINLDTHLCLLLSVVYYDLKKFHKSLLYVRKSIRRDYFNFVAWVLFNNLISLELFSRGGSRKGKMGRRKRELLRNPPQGCSRTGGSSYEAICEEKKRFRENSKKLKKLCSHLFRNGYFQSGKGDCLDAAEHYSRYIYVNPLRSSGPSFFFRNGYFVSRVFSAVGGEGPKKWNNPSGENLSRKTKPRNKKTHLAFFERYQGYLKRHKFRRNLMSLFGFAHFCSLNSLLYKDSIKTYKLLKGVLPNNFYVSCQLAKLYYYCGEVKKSMKCFAKMNRIYNRNVLLERSLLESCCVRYLQRRGKRGKEGAQTSGDSQPCIHAISAKKCREMEMLLLPGYFSKGFIYVELLVNMLVCEKDLPALLILLQDCERAAGKCTGKSRGAKYDSTLCYIKGKYLSLCDNRKMSILCFKEGIKRNKYHLLSYMALAQEYFSCGNVNSSVDILMKVISLYFNNPSAWFSLAKCFEWKENYRFSIFCYEQAITFQQSTIFYIHLSGIYLKKGDVNGCIDTLKKGWRFKKDASLASTLFFLCLSKMKEQNGGRPFMGEEAQEGSAPYHSKKERGKKKIFPFYEKNNECFRWGVKYLKCCFDKMKIMRRLNRGGCVSSVPKLEAEEVGKCPHLGKAQLDDNAKSGAYDKWDGNSFLKNLKKIFEKNTSYFCFIHFLRNASTTLFEAIYYLAHYFFFHERFYNALKLFEFFFLYFLFFFFLFPFGFSTNREVAVGPTLLPRWVHFKWLIKPNWLDLSPLLFFFKKDSPVYTLQSVGKKMLNLKVAFFLSACILLFPRYGARRDAQSYEDTPGASSHGDKSLEAKQTNPWGWGNNQTGKLFGSGANKENDSNERKHQVSFFFSDSKGIPYEGNNLPSQNMCALQEYQNVNRCGSAHERMIQLNDARPYRFSGGNFSPLLHTNRGTTKQTSQRGERKFDQLLLLLRNVIPFNMAPKKEMTQRRHKNCITVGESVKSKSVFKFLEDEGMKRAVGTYHTRYKEETAILFAYEEVKRMMSGARKSRILREACTLDCGIDGTCEMNSGLQYCECKAGYSMDIKNNFICKEHCAVNNGGCDPNAVCTPVVPDDEEKNGVIKNVGVLCKCKNGNTKHMGYYCNSGYFTSLNLLLLLLLLLYWCY; from the exons ATGCGGAGCTGCAGTACAGCCTCGTCcggaaggaagaggaaatacGATGAGGTGGGATCGacagagggggaaaagctGTCTGGAGAGAACATTATAAGAGGCAAAAacaaagaaggaaaagaaaaaagaagatcaGTCAGTTTGTCTAATGCTTTTTTCAGCGCAAAAAGTTTCGATAAGTATGACAATTATTTTGAGTTGGCTAGGGGCGATGCGGCAGacgaggaggggggaagtacAAGCGGTGGAGAGGGGATAAGTGGTGGAGAGGGGATAAGCGTGGGAGAAGCTATACGCGTGGGAGCATCACTCACAACGAACCCCCCCGTGAATGAGATCCTCCTCCACGTGAAGcgcttcaaattttttctccttaaaaAATCCATGGTGTACAAAATTAGGTGTCTGAATCATAACTCCACGTGGCTGTCCGAGCTGTCaaagggagggggaagaggcagacGAGGAGGAGTAAACGGGGGATTCCTTAACGACCGCCTATTTGTCAACCCTTTTCCCACCTACAAAGAAGTGGTGCGCTTGTACTATGAACGAAAGTATAAAGAAGCCTACATCAAGTTGGGCCTAATTTCAGttaattccttttcttcGCCGGGGGAAGAAGACATCCTAAGGGAAAACTACTtcggaaggaaaaattacaacttGGTTTTTCTCCTCCGTTCGATAGGATCCACCCAGAAGGTGAATTCTCCTTGCGGAAaagacattttaaaaaaaaaagaaaaaacaaaagaaaaaaaaaaagcccaAGGGAAAGGTAAGAAAAATGCCATTTCGAAGAGAACATCAAATGGGGGCTCTATTTCTGCTGAccataaaagggaaaaaattattgaaaaggggaacacaCTCCGAATGTATATGCAAagtatgaagaagaagaaaaaggaggaagcagaaagggaaagaaaaaaaaaacgtatttTCATTGTCAGGTATAAATTTGTTAGGTACGAAAATGATGTAAATAGGTGGTGTGATAGGTATCTGCAAAACGGAGCATTTGCAGTGGAGGGGGCAGCCAaagtggggggagaaaaaatgaaacgctGTTcgtgcagaagggggggcaaCATTAGTTCCCCATGTAGACATCACTCCAACGGGGGTAGCAAATCTGAGGCGATAGAAAGGAACAACTATGGGGTAGTACCACACGGTAGTAGTGTAAACAAACCCAGTGGCAACCTTTCTGAGGAGGAACTGGAAATGggaggaaaggaaaatgGAGACATAAATACCCAGATTGAGAGGGCACCCGATGGGGCAAATcttccaaatggaaaaaggagcgataaaaaaaaacacagctCCTTCTTAAATGAGCGGATAAGAGGCAAAACTAAGGTAGACACCAATTTGTTAGTCTTCCTCAAAATGCTGTGTCTGTATAGATATGCCCACTCCTTTGGGGAAAACAAAGGGTTAAGCTTAGGTGGGAGTATTTCCTCTACGGTGCACATCAACCGTTTAGAAGCAAATGGGCTGACTTTCCTGAGCCAAAAGGTGAGCATAGGAACCGCTTTGCAAAGGGAAATACTAATGTATATGGTGAAGTACCTGCGGAGAGtccaaaaagaaattaacCTGGACACTCACCTTTGTCTGCTTCTGAGCGTTGTTTACTacgatttgaaaaaatttcataaaagTTTGTTGTATGTGAGGAAAAGCATCAGACGGGACTACTTCAACTTCGTGGCGTGGGTTCTCTTTAACAATTTAATTTCGCTCGAGTTGTTTTCGCGAGGTGGTTCAcggaaaggcaaaatgggaagacgCAAACGTGAGTTGTTACggaaccccccccaggggtgTAGCCGCACGGGTGGAAGCAGTTATGAAGCCatttgtgaagaaaaaaaacgatttcGAGAAAACTCgaaaaagttgaaaaagCTGTGCAGCCATTTGTTTCGAAATGGATATTTTCAAAGCGGAAAGGGGGACTGCCTAGATGCGGCGGAACACTATTCGAGGTACATCTACGTGAACCCGCTGCGGAGCTCGGGGCCGTCTTTTTTCTTTAGGAACGGCTACTTTGTAAGTCGCGTTTTTAGCGCGGTGGGAGGGGAAGGGCCAAAAAAGTGGAATAACCCAAGCGGGGAGAACCTCTCAAGAAAAACCAAACCGCGGAACAAAAAGACGCACCTCGCATTTTTCGAAAGATACCAGGGGTACCTAAAAAGGCACAAGTTTAGAAGGAACCTCATGTCGCTATTCGGGTTCGCTCACTTTTGCTCCCTCAATAGTTTGCTCTACAAAGATTCCATAAAGACGTACAAACTTTTGAAGGGAGTTTTGCCCAACAACTTTTATGTGTCCTgtcagctagccaaattgtACTACTATTGCGGGGAGGTAAAGAAGAGTATGAAGTGCTTTGCCAAAATGAACCGCATCTACAATAGGAACGTCCTTTTGGAGAGAAGCCTGCTGGAAAGCTGCTGTGTTCGCTATTTGCAGAGGAGAGGCAAGCGAGGCAAAGAGGGGGCACAAACCAGTGGTGACAGTCAACCATGCATCCACGCAATAAGTGCGAAGAAGTGTAGAGAGATGGAGATGTTGCTGCTCCCTGGGTATTTCTCAAAGGGatttatttatgtagaaCTTTTGGTGAACATGCTGGTGTGTGAGAAGGACCTCCCCGCATTGTTAATTCTTCTGCAGGATTGTGAAAGGGCTGCTGGGAAGTGCACAGGTAAGAGCAGAGGGGCTAAATACGACTCTACGTTATGCTACATCAAGGGGAAGTATCTCTCCCTATGCGATAATCGGAAGATGTCCATTCTTTGCTTTAAGGAAGgaattaaaaggaataaatatCACTTGCTCTCATATATGGCTTTGGCCCAGGAGTATTTCTCCTGTGGGAATGTGAACAGCTCTGTGGATATCCTAATGAAGGTCATcagtttatattttaataaccCCAGTGCGTGGTTCAGTTTGGCCAAATGTTTTGAATGGAAAGAGAATTACcgattttccattttttgttacgAACAGGCGATCACTTTTCAGCAgagtacaattttttacatccaCCTGTCTGggatttatttgaaaaagggAGACGTGAACGGTTGCATAGACACGTTGAAGAAGGGGTggagatttaaaaaagatgcTTCGTTGGCATCtacgttgttttttttatgcttatcCAAGatgaaagaacaaaatggggggcgcCCCTTcatgggggaggaagcgcagGAAGGAAGTGCCCCTTACCACtctaaaaaagaaaggggtaaaaaaaagatttttcctttttatgaaaaaaataatgagtGTTTCAGGTGGGGTGTCaagtatttaaaatgttgctTCGATAAAATGAAGATCATGCGGAGGTTAAATCGTGGGGGGTGCGTTTCGTCTGTCCCAAAGTTGGAAGCTGAAGAGGTTGGAAAGTGTCCCCACTTGGGTAAAGCGCAACTGGATGATAACGCGAAGAGTGGTGCATACGATAAATGGGATggtaattcctttttaaaaaatttaaaaaagatatttgaGAAGAACACAAGTTACTTTTGCtttattcactttttaaGAAACGCCTCTACAACTCTGTTTGAAGCTATTTACTACTTGGCACATTACTTCTTTTTCCACGAACGTTTTTACAATGCGTTGAAGCTGTTTGAA tttttttttctttattttcttttttttttttttctttttccgttTGGATTTTCTACAAACAGGGAAGTTGCCGTTGGGCCAACTTTGCTGCCTCGTTGGGTACATTTCAAGTGGCTCATAAAACCGAATTGGTTAGATTTATCACcgttactatttttttttaaaaaggacaGCCCTGTGTACACGTTGCAAAGtgtggggaagaaaatgctGAATTTGAaagtggccttttttttaagcgccTGCATTTTGTTGTTCCCTCGGTATGGTGCCAGGAGGGATGCACAATCATATGAGGACACACCTGGTGCTTCGTCCCATGGGGACAAGTCATTAGAAGCGAAGCAAACGAACCCATGGGGGTGGGGAAATAACCAAACGGGCAAACTGTTTGGCAGTGGTGCAAACAAAGAGAATGACAGTAACGAGAGAAAGCACcaggtttccttttttttttctgatagCAAAGGAATCCCCTACGAGGGAAACAACCTTCCCAGTCAAAACATGTGTGCTTTGCAAGAATACCAAAATGTGAATCGATGTGGTAGCGCCCATGAGAGAATGATCCAACTGAATGATGCCCGTCCTTATCGTTTCAGCGGTGgtaatttttccccccttttacaCACAAATAGAGGAACGACGAAACAGACGAGCCAGAGGGGTGAACGCAAATTCGATcagctgcttcttcttttgagAAATGTCATACCCTTTAATATGGCTCCGAAAAAGGAGATGACGCAAAGAAGGCACAAAAACTGCATCACAGTTGGGGAAAGTGTAAAAAGTAAATccgtttttaaatttttggagGACGAAGGTATGAAGCGAGCTGTAGGGACCTATCACACGCGGTATAAGGAAGAAACTGCTATACTGTTTGCCTACgaagaagtaaaaagaaTGATGAGTGGGGCGAGAAAAAGCCGAATATTACGTGAGGCATGTACATTGGACTGTGGAATTGATGGTACATGCGAAATGAATTCTGGACTTCAGTACTGCGAGTGCAAAGCGGGTTATTCAatggatataaaaaataactttatatGTAAAGAACACTGTGCAGTGAATAATGGGGGGTGCGACCCGAATGCGGTGTGCACGCCTGTTGTTCctgatgatgaagaaaaaaatggagtcaTAAAAAACGTTGGTGTTCTttgcaaatgtaaaaatggcaacacGAAGCATATGGGATATTACTGCAACTCAGGTTATTTCACGAGCCTGAATCTGCTTTTGCTGCTCTTGTTGCTTCTCTACTGGTGTTACTGA